Genomic DNA from Marinobacter sp. LV10MA510-1:
GCCAGCAGAATACCCTTGGGGTTGAACGCTTCGAGCTCTTCAGTACTGATGTCAAAAGCGCGCACTTCGCAATAAACGCCGATGTCCCGCACCCGGCGGGCAATCAGCTGGGTGTACTGGGAACCGAAATCTAGAATCAGGATGCGGTGATCGTGAATGTCGTGGGCCATGGAATCCTCGGGGAAATTAGCAATGCGGCCCCAACAATGGGGCCGCATAAAAACAACCTGTAATCAGCTAACGCGGTAGTTCGGTGCTTCTTTGGTGATGGTCACATCGTGAACGTGACTCTCGCGCATACCGGCACCGGTGATGCGCACAAACCGGGGCTTGTTGCGCATATCGGTTATGGTGGCACTGCCGGTGTAACCCATCGCGGCGCGCAGGCCGCCCATCAGCTGATGAATAATGTTGCGCATCGGACCCTTACAAGCGACGCGGCCTTCAATACCTTCCGGAACCAGTTTTTCTATGCCTTTGCTGGCATCCTGAAAATACCGGTCGCTGGAACCCTGGCCCATGGCGCCAATTGAACCCATGCCCCGATAGGCCTTGTAACTGCGGCCCTGGAACAGCTCGATTTCACCCGGGGCTTCGTCGGTGCCGGCCAGCAGGCTGCCGATCATCACACAGTGGGCGCCGGCCGCAATCGCCTTGGCAATATCACCGGAGAAGCGCAAACCACCGTCGGCAATCAGCGGAACGTCGGTGTTTTTAAGGGCCTCAGCCACGCTGGATACCGCTGAAATCTGCGGCACACCCACACCGGCTACAATGCGGGTGGTACAGATGGAGCCCGGGCCGATACCCACCTTAACCGCGTCTGCGCCGGCGTCAACCAAGGCAAGGGCAGCCTCAGCTGTGGCAATATTGCCGCCAATCACCTGCAGCTCGGGGTAATGTTCCTTTATCCAGCGCACACGATCGAGCACACCGCGGGAATGGCCGTGAGCCGTATCCACCACAATCACATCAACACCGGCTTCCGCCAGAGCTATCACACGGGCTTCGGTGTCGCCGCCGGTGCCGACGGCCGCACCAACACGCAGGCGGCCCTGATCGTCTTTACTCGCCAGCGGGTAGTCTTTGGACTTCTGGATGTCTTTTGCTGTGACCAGCCCGCGCAGCTGGAAGTTGTCGTTTACCACCAAAACTTTTTCAATGCGGTGGCGGTGCAGGAGTTCTTTCACTGATTCCAGATCGGCGCCTTCTTTCACCGTAACCAGTTTTTCCTTAGGCGTCATGATGTCACGCACCAGCGTGTCCATGCTGCTCTCAAAGCGGATATCGCGACCCGTTACAATACCCACCAGTTCGCTGCCGTCTACGACCGGCAGGCCGGAAATGTTATTGGCCATGGTAATTTCAACCAGCTCGCGTACGGTGTTCTCGGGCTTGACCGTAATCGGGTCTTTTACCACCCCGCTTTCAAACTTTTTTACCTTACGCACTGCGGCGGCCTGCTGCTCGGCGCTCATATTTTTGTGCATAATGCCGATGCCGCCTTCCTGGGCCATGGCAATCGCCAGCTCTGCGTCTGTTACTGTGTCCATGGCCGCCGACACCAGCGGGATATTCAGCATGATGGTGCGTGTCAGGCGGGTGCGAAGATCGGCTTCGTGAGGCAGAACCTCGGAGTAACCGGGCACCAACAGTACGTCATCAAATGTCAGAGCTTCTTCGGCAATTCGCAGCATTGGGATCGGCCTTTTAACGTGCTAAATTTAAACCTTGGCAGGGGCATTGAAGGTGCCTCTGCCAAGTAGAATTCTTAATCGGGCTATTATAAAGATCTGTTGCAGCCCAGTAAACCGCGCACTTTCTCGCCAAAGGTTGCATGCATCTGAATTTTAAGCGGTTTACATTCAATTTTTTTCGGCTATTGCGTATAAAACCATGGGGGTTTTTTGGTGAATGATGCCTTTCAGGACAACCGGCCGCGGGCGCTGACCGTTAGCGAGCTGAATCATCAGGCCCGCCACCTGCTGGAAACCAGCTTTATGCAGGTTTGGGTTGAAGGCGAATTGTCGGGCTTTTCACGCCCTTCTTCCGGGCACTGGTACTTTTCTCTGAAGGATCGAAACTGCCAGATTCGCTGTGCCATGTTCCGCGGCGCCAATCAGCGGGTTCGCCCGGCGCCAAAAGAAGGCGAACTGGTGCGAATTCGCGGCAAGGTGACCTTGTACGAAAATCGCGGCGACTTCCAGATTATTGTCGAGCACCTGGAGCCGGCCGGAGCCGGCGCGCTGCAGCAGGCTTTTGAAGCGTTAAAGTTAAAGCTTTTCAACGAAGGCCTGTTTAGCACCGAGCGTAAAAAACCCATACCCGCCCTGCCCCGTCACATTGGCGTGGTTACCTCCCCAACCGGTGCTGCGATTCACGACATACTCACGGTGCTGGCTCGGCGCTGCCCGGGCATTCCAGTCACGCTTTACCCCACCGCGGTGCAGGGCCAGGCCGCAACCGCAGACATAGTTGCCGCCATTGGCCGGGCTGTTGCCCACAACCGCGCTGACGTGCTGATTATCGGTCGCGGCGGCGGCTCTCTAGAAGATTTGTGGTGCTTTAACGAAGAGGCCGTAGCCCGCGCCATTGCTGCCTGCCCTATTGCCACCGTCAGCGCTGTGGGGCACGAGGTAGACACCACCATTGCCGATTACGTAGCGGATTTTCGGGCGCCGACACCGTCAGCCGCGGCGGAAAAAATATCGCCAGACCAGAGCATCTGGTTACGCCAATTACAGGCCATCAGCGAGCGCCTGCAGGCTGCAATGGGGCGCCAACATACAGCGCTTGAAAACAGGCTGCTGCAGCTTTCAGCGCGGCTGAAAGATCCGCGTCGCAGCCTGCAGGAAAAAGCGCAGCGCCTGGATGGGCTGGATGTGCGCCTGAGCCGCGCCATGGCGCAGATGACCCAGCGTTTGCATGTGCGTACCGACCATTTGCAGCAGCGCCTGGCCATGCAATCACCTAACAGGCAACTGGCCAGCGCCAGCGAACGTGTGTTGCGGGCAACAACAGGCTTGAATCTGGCCATTCAGCAAGCGCTTAAAAGCCGCCGTGAGCAACTGGATTACACAGCGCAAACCCTGAATCTGGTCAGCCCGCTGGCCACTCTGGGGCGGGGCTACGCCATTGTAAAAGACGACCAGGGCAAGATTGTGCGGCATGCCGGGCAGCTTGAAGCCGGCCAGGCCATCAGTGCCCGGGTGGCCAGCGGCACTGTTCACGCCCAGGTGACGAGTTACGATGAATCTTAATGCAGTGCGACGCATTTTGATGGAGCCTAGGGGCTGTTGACAATCCACATCGGTAGCCATAGAAACGCGCAAGCCAGAGACACGATGCTGTCATAAGGTGGCCCACTTCGGGTGCTTCCGGGTTACCCGCCGTCGTGCCATTGCCTGATGAGCCGGAATCATCAAATATGCTGCCAGCGGCCAAACGCTGGCAGCAATCATGGACACAAAAAAACAAACGCTTCATATGAACCCATCCCATTGAGTGTCATCGTGGGAAAGAGTCTACGTTCTTATTATTTCAGGAATATTAGAGCGTTAGGCGCTGCATAGAAATACGCCCAAGCTCGCTGACAAGCAGAAACATTCAATCCTCCGGCATCGGCCCGTTAGCTGCCTTGGCCTGCCTTCCGAGCTCAGCAGCCAGGTTTATAGCCATACTCAAGCCTCGGCGGGCGTCTTCGTCTTTGCTTAACCGCCGCAGGCTTTGCCAGATTGTCGGCGGGGTTTCGTCATGAGCAGCCTGGGCTGCTGCATATCTCAGAGCGTTGCTGATAGCCCAGGCACCGCCAATGGCCTCTTCGTAGAGTGCCATCAACTTTTGCACCATATTATCATCGGCCATTTCGATAACGTCGGAGGTCGCTGCGAGCAAATCAATTATGTTGTGCAGCCGTCGCCCCTGTATTATCGGCGCTGCTTTCGTGATCAGATCCGATAGGCCGTCCAGTGTTGCCTGATCTTGCAATTCCGGCGACTTTTTCAGTAATTGCTCAAGCGACTGAGGTGCTGCAACTGTTGTGGATTCGTCGTTCATTTTTGCTCTCCTCGTCAAACCAGCCCACGGGCGACAGACCAATAAATGCCTCGGTTAAATCCCTTACGCATTAACCCGCCGATTTTGGTCGGTGGCGTCGGTATGACATCTACATCGTAGTCGTACCAAAGCGGCATGCCGACTTCCATACCCATTTGGGCGATGGCCTGTACCCTTCCATCGTATTCAGCCGGGGTTTCACCAAACCGCATCAGGCCAGCAATGTTGTTGCAGATTACCGGCGACTGGTTATGGCAGCTTCCACCTGCCTTACTGATAGGCAGATCGACCGTGTCGCCCATTACGAACACGTTTTCATAGCCTTCAAGTTGCAGCGAATGGCGATCTGTCGGCAACCATCCTTCGTTGTTGGGAGCCTGAGAGGCACCCGAATTAATAACCGCATCTACGGCTCGAATGGGTGGGGTCTGCATCAGAATATCGAAATCTTCTTCGTCCCCTTCCTCGGAAATGGCCACCTTACGCTCGGGGTCAACACTCGCAAGGGTGAAACCGCGTTTGTGTTTAATATCTTTTGAATCGAAAATAGACGGCAGAACTGCGCCTGTATCTTTTTGCAAGAACAAACAGTTACGGACAAGTTGTGAGACGGTGGGATAAGTGTAAACGATCTCTATCTGATCTCTTACGCCTCGCTTGCGCAAAAATTCATCGAGCATCAGGGTGGTTTCCATCGGCGCAATGCCACACTGGTGTGGAACGTTAGGCGTTGTCGGAAAGGTAACGCCGATAAATATACGGCCTTTCTCGATGGTCGAAATTTTCTTGTACAGTTCTCGTGCAGGATCGTGCTGATAGAAATGATCGCCGGCTTCTTTAAGACCGCTTATGCGCTCTGGTGAGGGAATGCAGCCAGTCGACACAACAAGGTAGTCATAATCATAACTCTTACCTGAAGCCATTCTCAGGCGACTGTCCTTGAACTCAAAGCCTTCAACCTCGTCGAGAACGAAGTCGATTTCCGGGCGCAGTAATGAGGCTTGTGGGCGACGCAGTTCGTTTTTGTAGAATGCACCGAATGCGACGTACATAAAGGCGGGTTTGTAGTAGTGCCATGGACTGTTTGATATCAGGGTAACGCGTGCCTTGCCCCTGATTATCTCCGGGTAAAGTTTTGCGACCAGGTTATTTGCGGTCATTGTGCCGCCAATACCCCCGCCAACCACGATGATGTTCTGAACCATGTTATATCTCCTTGAGGGATATAGATGCCTCTTAAATATTGTTTTTATTAGGACTCGCCGTGTCTCTCCTTTGAAAAAATCTCCTGTAGTGCCCTGAAGGGTAATAATGCAGAGTCATGCCGGGACGGCATGAATGCCGCGTGTTGAAAAATCGCTAACTCAGTCCAGATCAAAGTGTTTTGAGGTGGGACATCGTTTTTTAAAATCTGCTCCAGCTGACTTTGAACGGACTGAAGCTCCTCCGCTGTCATTCCTGGAGCACGTTCATAAACGATCGCTGTTGTTGCCTGCCCCAGTGAGCAGGCCCTGACTTGGTAGCCAAGCTCTTTGATCCGGTTTTCTTCAATTATCGCGTCGAGTGTCAGCCGGCTGCCGCAGAGCTGTCGGCTGTGTACGGTAGTCGTTCGTACATTCAGTCCCGACAATCTGCGATCACGCCGCACTTGTGTAATATAGCGTTTTAGGCTTAGCACAAACTCTTCAGCACTAAGCGCGCTTCCCTCATCACTCAACGTATCACCTCACCCATTTGTTAGCGACCTTATTAATACACTAGCAAATAGAATAAAAAATATACAGCTACCCCCGAAGCTTGCTCAGCAGTTCTTCAGCAATATCCACCCTCACATTCCCCAATCTGACCAGATCTTTCGCCACGGCTTCGATCTCTGCACCGAGCGCTCCTGCCATCACCGCTATATTCTTAGCGTGCAGTGCCATGTGGCCTTTCTGGATACCGGTGGTCGCCAGGGCTTTCAAGGCGGAAAAATTCTTTGCCAGCCCAACGGCCGCAATGGTGCGTGCCAATTGCTCCGCACTTTTAACGGCCATGATATCCAGGGCAATGCGTGCGGTAGGATGGGTTTGGTTGCCCCTCCTATTAACCCCACCGGCATAGGTAGTTCGATCATGCCGGTCAGGTTGCCATCACGGTCTGCCTCCCAGTGGCTCAACGAACGATAGCGGCCGGTTTGTGCTGCGTAAGCGTGAGCCCCAGCTTCAACCGCACGGGTGTCGTTGCCTGTGGCGAGCACTACCGCACTGACGCCGTTCATAATGCCTTTGTTGTGAGTGGCAGCACGGTACGGGTCGATGTCGGCGAACTCGTAGGCAGCCAGGATACCGTCACGTACTGATTCGCCCCCGATCGAAACGAGAGTTATGGGCGACAAGGATTGCATCGCCAGCCACTACAATGCCCTCAGATCTCCGGAGTGCCACCCTTCACTTCACACGCTTGGGTTTGCGAACCTCACCTTTCCAGATGGCATGTTTGCTTTCCGGCGTCATCAAGCGGCTAATCCCATGCTCAATTTCCCCCATTAGCGTGCGCCCCTCGAACTCGACCGGTTGTGCCAACTCACTGAATTCCTCTATTCCCCACTGAACGGCATCAATGCATTGGTCAATAGTTTCCTCTGCCATCTTTTGTGTCAGGTTGCAGTGTTCCCTACCGAACCGGACCATCGTCGTTCGGCTTGGAAAGTCTTTTGTTCTACCCAGCTTCAATGCCAGGGTATCCCCTTCCATATATAAGGTAGTGTTTACGATATCGAATGTTGGGGAAAACCAGCCTTTTCCTGCTGAAGGGTCGTCATAGAGCATGGCAAAGTTTTTCAGGTGAGCGTCACCGTTACCCACCAGGACGGAAACACACAGTGATCGGAACAGTTCGCCAAGGTCGCGATTTGGATTGTCAGAATAAATGCCAATAGCATGGGCAACCTGCTCATAGCTGCGCTTGTATTTATCGTCTGCGACCAAGCCCATGAGCACACAGATGTCTTCCATCCCGAGCCTGTGCCGGTCTTGGGTCAGGTCAAACCGGCGCATGATGAACAGCCGCTTATCGTCTGACAGGTGAAATTCAGGCACAGTCAGCCCGGCTTGTTTCACAATCGACATGCAGATGAACTCATTGATCGCCAAATGTGGGTATTCGGGGCCACTGGTTTTAACGATCAGTTCAGGAAGCTGCAAGACGGATTTAGGCTCGCTGTTATCGGGAACCAGCACCTTTGGCTGTATACCCGCAATAGTGGTCTGCCCGAGGTACTTGTCCACTAGCCGCTCAAATAGCGCAGGGTCGTCCGTCTTTACCAAATCAGTGAGGGCCACGGCATCAACCACATCGCGTGTCACTGAATCTGAGTGGAATCCCAACCTGCCTATTGAGTTCCCTCCTTGCAGGGCCAGAAAGAACATTTCATCAACCGTGGCATGCTTTCGGAACCGCTCAATGATCCGTTGGCGTAAGTACCCTTCAGGAAGATTCATCTCAAAAACTGGGGGTATTGTTGAGGATACAACTTCTTCTAATTGCACCGGCATTGTCAGAGACACTGCGTGTTTCTCCAAGGAGTCTGCACCGTATCTAAACCGGAATTGCGAGTTCTTACTCAGTCTGCCGGTATCAACGCCCCCACTACTGACATTCAGTGTTTTTATTTTTTCAGTCATCATCATCCTCGCTTGGGAATAGCGTACTCAGATCGTTCAGTGTTGGCCGGCTGATTACCTTGAATGACGTTTCAAGCCCCAGTGTTGCCAAGACACGATTCAAGTCAGTGATGCGGCCGGTATACCTACCAGTTTCCATCTCACTGATCCGCTTACGAAGCACTCCGGTTGTATCTGCTAGGGCCTGCTGGGTGTTGTAGCCCAGCGCTTTTCGGCGCGCCCTTAATTGATCACCAAGTTGTTCAGCATTGGAACTCATGGGACCACCTTTTCTGTCTCGTAATGAATCTTTTCTGATCAATATTGTACCAATATATTTACAATACGATAGTATATTCCATAATGTAACTATATGGGTACATTTAA
This window encodes:
- a CDS encoding type II toxin-antitoxin system HipA family toxin gives rise to the protein MMMTEKIKTLNVSSGGVDTGRLSKNSQFRFRYGADSLEKHAVSLTMPVQLEEVVSSTIPPVFEMNLPEGYLRQRIIERFRKHATVDEMFFLALQGGNSIGRLGFHSDSVTRDVVDAVALTDLVKTDDPALFERLVDKYLGQTTIAGIQPKVLVPDNSEPKSVLQLPELIVKTSGPEYPHLAINEFICMSIVKQAGLTVPEFHLSDDKRLFIMRRFDLTQDRHRLGMEDICVLMGLVADDKYKRSYEQVAHAIGIYSDNPNRDLGELFRSLCVSVLVGNGDAHLKNFAMLYDDPSAGKGWFSPTFDIVNTTLYMEGDTLALKLGRTKDFPSRTTMVRFGREHCNLTQKMAEETIDQCIDAVQWGIEEFSELAQPVEFEGRTLMGEIEHGISRLMTPESKHAIWKGEVRKPKRVK
- the guaB gene encoding IMP dehydrogenase codes for the protein MLRIAEEALTFDDVLLVPGYSEVLPHEADLRTRLTRTIMLNIPLVSAAMDTVTDAELAIAMAQEGGIGIMHKNMSAEQQAAAVRKVKKFESGVVKDPITVKPENTVRELVEITMANNISGLPVVDGSELVGIVTGRDIRFESSMDTLVRDIMTPKEKLVTVKEGADLESVKELLHRHRIEKVLVVNDNFQLRGLVTAKDIQKSKDYPLASKDDQGRLRVGAAVGTGGDTEARVIALAEAGVDVIVVDTAHGHSRGVLDRVRWIKEHYPELQVIGGNIATAEAALALVDAGADAVKVGIGPGSICTTRIVAGVGVPQISAVSSVAEALKNTDVPLIADGGLRFSGDIAKAIAAGAHCVMIGSLLAGTDEAPGEIELFQGRSYKAYRGMGSIGAMGQGSSDRYFQDASKGIEKLVPEGIEGRVACKGPMRNIIHQLMGGLRAAMGYTGSATITDMRNKPRFVRITGAGMRESHVHDVTITKEAPNYRVS
- a CDS encoding DUF1641 domain-containing protein: MNDESTTVAAPQSLEQLLKKSPELQDQATLDGLSDLITKAAPIIQGRRLHNIIDLLAATSDVIEMADDNMVQKLMALYEEAIGGAWAISNALRYAAAQAAHDETPPTIWQSLRRLSKDEDARRGLSMAINLAAELGRQAKAANGPMPED
- a CDS encoding helix-turn-helix domain-containing protein, translated to MSSNAEQLGDQLRARRKALGYNTQQALADTTGVLRKRISEMETGRYTGRITDLNRVLATLGLETSFKVISRPTLNDLSTLFPSEDDDD
- a CDS encoding iron-sulfur cluster assembly scaffold protein, translated to MSDEGSALSAEEFVLSLKRYITQVRRDRRLSGLNVRTTTVHSRQLCGSRLTLDAIIEENRIKELGYQVRACSLGQATTAIVYERAPGMTAEELQSVQSQLEQILKNDVPPQNTLIWTELAIFQHAAFMPSRHDSALLPFRALQEIFSKERHGES
- the xseA gene encoding exodeoxyribonuclease VII large subunit; its protein translation is MVNDAFQDNRPRALTVSELNHQARHLLETSFMQVWVEGELSGFSRPSSGHWYFSLKDRNCQIRCAMFRGANQRVRPAPKEGELVRIRGKVTLYENRGDFQIIVEHLEPAGAGALQQAFEALKLKLFNEGLFSTERKKPIPALPRHIGVVTSPTGAAIHDILTVLARRCPGIPVTLYPTAVQGQAATADIVAAIGRAVAHNRADVLIIGRGGGSLEDLWCFNEEAVARAIAACPIATVSAVGHEVDTTIADYVADFRAPTPSAAAEKISPDQSIWLRQLQAISERLQAAMGRQHTALENRLLQLSARLKDPRRSLQEKAQRLDGLDVRLSRAMAQMTQRLHVRTDHLQQRLAMQSPNRQLASASERVLRATTGLNLAIQQALKSRREQLDYTAQTLNLVSPLATLGRGYAIVKDDQGKIVRHAGQLEAGQAISARVASGTVHAQVTSYDES
- a CDS encoding NAD(P)/FAD-dependent oxidoreductase → MVQNIIVVGGGIGGTMTANNLVAKLYPEIIRGKARVTLISNSPWHYYKPAFMYVAFGAFYKNELRRPQASLLRPEIDFVLDEVEGFEFKDSRLRMASGKSYDYDYLVVSTGCIPSPERISGLKEAGDHFYQHDPARELYKKISTIEKGRIFIGVTFPTTPNVPHQCGIAPMETTLMLDEFLRKRGVRDQIEIVYTYPTVSQLVRNCLFLQKDTGAVLPSIFDSKDIKHKRGFTLASVDPERKVAISEEGDEEDFDILMQTPPIRAVDAVINSGASQAPNNEGWLPTDRHSLQLEGYENVFVMGDTVDLPISKAGGSCHNQSPVICNNIAGLMRFGETPAEYDGRVQAIAQMGMEVGMPLWYDYDVDVIPTPPTKIGGLMRKGFNRGIYWSVARGLV